From the genome of Candidatus Zixiibacteriota bacterium:
AGGTACCGAATCTCAACGTGCAAAATGCGTTTGGCAGCGAAGGCCAAAAGTATGATGCAGAAGCCTAGTCCCAACGCAATCTTGATCTCGTCGGATTCTAGCAGTGCTTTTATCTTCGACATCGTTCAATTCCATGGTTCTGTGCGCGCTGCACGTTTCCGTGTCCGGCGAAGTCTCTTCCCTGCTTGGCGGTTTCAGAGTAGCAATGATCGAGCAGTCTGTCAAGGTGAGACTTGGGCGGTGGCGCCCAAATATCGATGCTGCATGCATAAATACTCAGTCTCCGAGACTTCTGCAACTTTCCCCAGACACGCCGGTCTGACACAATAGAACACAAGAGACTAAGGAAGGATTGTATGGACCAGCAGAACAGTTCAAACGGGAATGCCACGGCGGCTTGGGGAATTATCGGGGTCGTGGCCTTGGCGGCTTTACTCTTAGCCTTTTTTGCCGTGTCTCGCTCCGGCGTGTTTTAGGCCGGTCTCGGTTACATCTTACGGGCGGCTTGCCTGGCCCCAGGCGCCTCCGGTGGGGATCACGGTAATGTGCGACCCGGCTTGTATCCAATCGCCGGATTCGCGACGATAAACATCAACCGAGCGTAGCGGGAGCGAGTGCGAACTGCCATCCTCCCCTTCGTACTGGTACCTGGCCACATAGTAGACGAGGGCCAGATCACCGTAAAGTTGCACCTCGGTGTCGAGTAGTTCAAAGCCGGTTCCCTTGAAGCTTTCCAGCGATTTGTCGACGTTGGCCATGTAGGCATCGATACCGCGTTCGATCCCCACGCTGGGTCCCAGGAACCCTACCCAGTCCTCGGTGTGGGCTTTTTTGATAGCTTCCCGGTCCCGCTTCAGAAAGGACTGAAAGATACAGTGGATATGACCGATGATCTTTTCGCGATCTGCTCTTTGTGTGTCCGTCATTTTGCGACTCTCCATTTGTCCTGATTTGATCTACTTTGTCCATGTAGTATAAGCGGATTTCGGTTAATTGGTATCACATTTTGCGGGGCCGAGGAGTTGTGTTTCCGACCTTGACAAGACACGTCACGATATGTTATACTTGGACCCAGTTTAACTATGTTTACAAGGCTCTATCAATCTCAAACTATGAGGCATTCATGTCTGACGAAAAGAAGAAATTGGTAATCCTGATCGCCTGCGGTCTGGATGACGAGAAAATGTCGGTGGCCTGGAGTGTCGCCAAGGGGGGAGTCAAGACCGGCCTTGATGTAACAGTGTTTTTGACGGCAGGGGCGGTCGATGTTGTTCGCAAGGGTGCGGCCGACAAAGTACGGCTTAATCCGATGGACCCGCCGGTCGGCGAAATGATGGAAACGGTCACCTCGGCTGGTACAAAGATACTGGTCTGTCCGCCCTGTGCAGATGTGCGTGGATATACACAGGACGACTTCATTGATGGCGTTGTAATCACTGGTTCGGGCGCGATTCACCAACTGATTCTGGAGGGCGCCGCGACTCTGAGTTTCTGATTTTGTGCCAAGCGGCCGGACGGTATCACCCTCGGCCCGCTCGAAAGGGGGCCGGGGTATTCGCTTGCATTAGTCATCATCCGCTCGGTGTCTGGTCACTTCTTCATCTATCCAGTCCTCTTCCTGAAAGCTGACCCCGCCTCGACCCGGTACTTTGCGGATGGCCCCGGCCCGGTAGAGCGGACAGCTTTTGGGTCCATAGCAGAAGGTCTCGGATCGGTATCTCTTTATCCATGGTTTCCAGTTGTCGATGACTAACTCTACCGGCATCCTGCATCCCCAGATACATGTCGTGCACTTCAGTTCGTAGGTCCTGGCGGCCAGGCGGCGATGCCCTCGTTCCCGGTATGTCCAAAGATCAGGCGGTACTTTGAGAAAAGGTGGGCTCTTCAAAGACACTTCCACATTGGCCGTCTCGGTTAAAGTAATCCGACTCGTCTTGTAGTACGCTGCGTTTTCCAGTCGCGGATCATTGACAGGAACCGACAGGCCACTGACTTCCATACCGGCACAAAACTGATGTTTCTCGTGGGCGACCTTACCGACGGCAATCAGAAACTCGCTTGTCACATCTCCGCAAGTTCCGTCGAGGCGTAGATTATACCCGAGGTAATTGTGAGATCGCTCATCGAAGGACCGGTTGAGACGAATCCTCGGCTGCACGGCCACCAGCCGCCCCGACCATGTGACTTTATCGGATTTGCCTATTGTCATCAGAGATCATCCTTTGTGCGTCGTCACTTTAGGAAAGATAGATGAAACTCCAGAGGAGCACAATAGTATTCAGTGCCTGTGGGCAACACCATAATGCTGCTGGCCACGCGGCTATGGGAGGGTTCGACGACGAATACACTCAGCCGGCCTAAGGCCGCTCACCTCTGATGCGCCTGGCCAGTTTGCTCACAAAGTGGAAGGCCGAAACCAAGCCGGGAATACGGCGCAACAGTACTTTCGCTCTGGCGGGTAAGTATCCGGTCACGAACGGGAAGCTTCTTGGAGCATAGACCCAGAGATGCCGGTAGACGTGCTTTTGGCGTTGCCACTTGTCATGCCAGGGCATATCGGTGAGAAA
Proteins encoded in this window:
- a CDS encoding nuclear transport factor 2 family protein, with amino-acid sequence MTDTQRADREKIIGHIHCIFQSFLKRDREAIKKAHTEDWVGFLGPSVGIERGIDAYMANVDKSLESFKGTGFELLDTEVQLYGDLALVYYVARYQYEGEDGSSHSLPLRSVDVYRRESGDWIQAGSHITVIPTGGAWGQASRP
- a CDS encoding DsrE family protein, whose amino-acid sequence is MSDEKKKLVILIACGLDDEKMSVAWSVAKGGVKTGLDVTVFLTAGAVDVVRKGAADKVRLNPMDPPVGEMMETVTSAGTKILVCPPCADVRGYTQDDFIDGVVITGSGAIHQLILEGAATLSF